Within Nitrospiria bacterium, the genomic segment CGCGCCGCCCGCGATCGTTGGCAGTAACAGCACGGGAGGCTGCGGCCGCATACAATTTACCGATGATAACCGTCCGGGCGCCGGAACCGTGGCCGGGGATTTTCTTATCCTGCTGTCCATGCTGGTTTATTTGTACGTCAAAAGAAACATGAGGCGATCGACCCGGCCGGTAAGGAACGAACGCCCTGTGCCATATTGAAAAGTAGGTCGTCGTGAAGTTTTCAGCACCGAAAAGGAACAATATATTCGATCTGCATCATTATATATGTAGTACGGATGAAGGCTGCTGATCGGTATGGAGACCATGAATAGGGACGTCCATCCAGTCCGTCCCTGTTCTCCGCAGTCCCGCCACTATCAAACCTGTTCTGTTTCACCCCGGTCAAATTAACCTTTCTCCATAATTCTTTGACAGAATCGGTTCGCGTTGGATAGAATGGGCAGGATTCGTAAAGCTCAGTTGCTGGTTGAAATCTGCGCAATATGAAAATTAGCTTGTTGAGTACGATATTAATCCTCATCATGATCGCGATCTGTCTCGCCGTGCTTTCCGCCGCGGGCTGGTATCTCACTGTGGAGAAGACGTTTAACACGAACGGCGTGGATCTGTTCAAGATGAGTCTGTTCGCATTGCCGTTATTCGTCGTGATCGGCGTGGGATTGTACATACTGCGTTGTTTAAAACGGGATCGAAGCGCGAATAGGATGTGAGGGATGTCGGCGCAGAATCACCTTGTTAAATTGGCATGGGGCCGAGAGCGGCCCTGGGTCCTGTACATTTTAAAATGCAGCGACGGATCGCTCTATGCCGGCATCACGAACGATCTGAAGCGGCGTCTGATGCAGCACGGGGCCGGCCGGGCCTCTCGTTATACCCGAGGCCGGAGGCCGGTGCGGATCGTGTATCGCGAATCATGTGAAAGCCGTTCCCACGCGCTGAAGAGGGAATGGGCCGTAAAGGCCCTGTCGCGCAAAGAAAAGGAAGAGTTGATCGCGTGAGCGCGCGTATCGGGAGCAGAGTATGAGACGGAAGCGTTTGGTCTCCGGGAAAAAGATCGGGCCCGGAAAATCGGGGCCGCGGCCGACGGTTGAGGAGATGGTGCGGGAATTGAAAAGGATCGCTCGCCCCGGCGGCGATTACCGGAAACGCTCGCTTGAAATCCACGGGCTGATCTGCGCGAAATGCGCGCGGGAATTCGACGAGACGAACACGCATCTCCTGACCGTTCATCACAAGGACGGAAATCATCAGAACAACCCTCCCGACGGCTCGAACTGGGAAAACCTCTGCGCTTACTGCCACGAGGACGAACACAGCCGCGGGAGATTGGGGGATTATTTAAGTGATCCCGATTAGCGATACCACGTCGACCGGAGAAGAGGATGGAGCACGCGTTCTTGCAT encodes:
- a CDS encoding YajD family HNH nuclease; translation: MVRELKRIARPGGDYRKRSLEIHGLICAKCAREFDETNTHLLTVHHKDGNHQNNPPDGSNWENLCAYCHEDEHSRGRLGDYLSDPD
- a CDS encoding GIY-YIG nuclease family protein is translated as MSAQNHLVKLAWGRERPWVLYILKCSDGSLYAGITNDLKRRLMQHGAGRASRYTRGRRPVRIVYRESCESRSHALKREWAVKALSRKEKEELIA